TTCGCTTCGATCGCACAGTTCGAGCGCGAGCGGATATCAGAACGCACCAGGGAAGGCCTACAGGCCGCGCGCAAGCGTGGGCGGATCGGAGGTCGTCCCCCTGCCCTATCGGCAGCGCAGCGCGAAGAGGTGCGGCGGATGCGGGACGTTGAACACCGACCCTTGGCCGAGATTGCCCGCTTATTCAAGGTCAGCACGAAGACCGTGCGGAGGGCTTAGCGCCTTCTATCGTGCTTCCTTGAGGATCGTTGCCATACTTCTGTAACTGGTTTCTGGATCATAGCTCCAAACGTCTCTCTGATCTATTCGGGCTTTGTCCACGTCGTCTATATCAATAATTGGATAAAGCTTTAGATACTCCTGCCCTTGGAAAGAGGTTTCCCCTGGCGCGAGCAGTGGGAAAACGAAGACTCTAGGATTCGGATAGGTATAACCGTCGAAATATCCTAGCTCCCAGGGGCACCACTTGGAGAGGCTAGCATTACTCGTATGCAGATAAAACATTAGCTGACAGCTGCGCATTCGTGTTCTAAGCTTTTCAGCCGTCTGTCGATTGACTTTGTTGCGATCTAGCTGTGGGTCGTCCACCCAATCGACGTAAACTGTGTATCCCTTTAATTCGAGAATACGTTTCGCGCCCAAGACAAGGCTTGAATCCATTTTTGAGTGCGAAAGAAACACGTCATACGACAATCGGGAGAAAAGTGCTGACTCTCGAAGGATGCTTTCAACTCCAAGACCCTTCTGGATACGTTCATCGACGGCTGCTGATCTTGCTTGGGCAGTAGTAACTAATCCCATACTTATCTACCCACGTCGGCTGCTGCTTGTCGCGCCCAAGACGAAAAGTTTTCACGACCGTTTTGTGAGCGATAGCAATACACTCCTGCATATCTAGACAGCCGTATAACATTAGTATTGTGTGGTTTTAACCAGGTCGGGGGAAGGTCTACAGCTTGGGTATAGTCTGCATACTGCACCCACTGACCGTTACTGTGTTCGGCAAGCTTCACTACACCATTTGACAAGTAGACCCCTATGTACTCCAACGGATTAGGCCCCTGCTGTGAAGCATAACCGTTGCGATCTGCCATGAGGTGAATTCGGACGCCTAGTAAGCCATTCCCTTTGATGACCGACCTTGCCATCTCATAGCGCACCCATCGCCGTTCGTATGTCCGAGAGCCTATCAGGACGCATGTGACGGACGTATTCTGCATTCCATCACGGATAAGATTCTTGAGAGAATCTGGGCCCGTCAGCTTTGATCGCTCCCAGATGCTCGCGTCATAAAAGCCTTCTGCCTCGCGGCTGCTTTCATGGTTATATCGCCATGATTGGCGAACCTGGTTCACGCGCCAAATAT
This is a stretch of genomic DNA from Roseivivax sp. THAF197b. It encodes these proteins:
- a CDS encoding TIR domain-containing protein → MGLVTTAQARSAAVDERIQKGLGVESILRESALFSRLSYDVFLSHSKMDSSLVLGAKRILELKGYTVYVDWVDDPQLDRNKVNRQTAEKLRTRMRSCQLMFYLHTSNASLSKWCPWELGYFDGYTYPNPRVFVFPLLAPGETSFQGQEYLKLYPIIDIDDVDKARIDQRDVWSYDPETSYRSMATILKEAR
- a CDS encoding TIR domain-containing protein, coding for MAGVFGATSRPVAKRRVFFSFHYQNDIWRVNQVRQSWRYNHESSREAEGFYDASIWERSKLTGPDSLKNLIRDGMQNTSVTCVLIGSRTYERRWVRYEMARSVIKGNGLLGVRIHLMADRNGYASQQGPNPLEYIGVYLSNGVVKLAEHSNGQWVQYADYTQAVDLPPTWLKPHNTNVIRLSRYAGVYCYRSQNGRENFSSWARQAAADVGR